A portion of the Amia ocellicauda isolate fAmiCal2 chromosome 22, fAmiCal2.hap1, whole genome shotgun sequence genome contains these proteins:
- the LOC136717900 gene encoding gap junction delta-2 protein yields MGDWSILGRFLTEVQNHSTVIGKIWLTMLLIFRILLVTLVGDAVYSDEQSKFTCNTLQPGCNNVCYDTFAPVSHLRFWVFQIVLVSTPSIFYIVYVLHKIAKDEKLEIENTQVHMLAQCRHGQEPGKEEEETISAAAAVNFNQRSDYEEEWGLRDGDYVEQTLLGEDIQEVSKDPTKLSSKVLLIYIIHVLLRSLMEIGFLVGQYYLFGFEVPHLFRCETYPCPNRTDCFVSRATEKTIFLNFMFSVSLGCFILNIVELHYLGWVYIFRILCSACSTCCEPERTRAGGGGLYSHHNPLLLRFRQSLQEKLVLQGSPPLSQEKPGGLPSHHPAISFETDSTVECMSKKSPDDKAKSKLATMAKLGRSKKSWL; encoded by the coding sequence ATGGGTGACTGGTCCATTTTGGGCCGCTTCCTAACGGAGGTGCAGAACCACTCGACGGTCATTGGCAAGATCTGGCTGACCATGCTGCTGATCTTCCGCATCCTGCTGGTGACGCTGGTGGGCGATGCGGTCTACAGCGATGAGCAGTCCAAGTTCACCTGCAACACCCTGCAGCCCGGCTGCAACAACGTCTGCTATGACACCTTCGCCCCGGTCTCCCACCTGCGCTTCTGGGTCTTCCAGATTGTCCTGGTGTCCACGCCGTCCATCTTCTACATCGTCTACGTGCTGCACAAGATCGCCAAGGACGAGAAACTGGAGATCGAGAACACGCAGGTGCACATGCTGGCCCAGTGCCGACACGGGCAGGAGCCGGgcaaggaagaggaggagaccATCTCGGCGGCTGCGGCGGTCAATTTCAACCAGCGCTCGGACTACGAGGAGGAGTGGGGTCTCCGTGACGGGGACTACGTGGAGCAGACCCTGCTTGGGGAGGACATCCAGGAGGTGAGCAAGGACCCCACCAAGCTGTCCAGCAAGGTCCTTCTCATATACATCATCCACGTCCTGCTCCGCTCACTCATGGAGATAGGCTTCCTAGTGGGGCAGTATTACCTCTTCGGATTCGAGGTGCCCCACCTTTTTCGCTGCGAGACCTACCCCTGCCCCAACAGGACGGACTGTTTCGTGTCCCGTGCCACCGAGAAGACCATCTTCCTCAACTTCATGTTCAGCGTGAGCCTGGGCTGCTTCATCCTCAACATCGTGGAGCTGCACTACCTGGGCTGGGTGTACATTTTCCGGATCCTGTGCTCGGCCTGCTCCACCTGCTGTGAGCCCGAGAGGACCCGGGCCGGGGGAGGGGGCCTGTACTCGCACCACAACCCCCTGCTGCTGCGGTTCCGGCAGTCCCTGCAGGAGAAGCTGGTGCTGCAGGGCTCCCCACCCCTGTCCCAGGAGAAGCCCGGAGGCCTCCCCTCCCACCACCCAGCCATCTCCTTTGAGACAGACTCCACTGTCGAGTGCATGTCCAAAAAGAGCCCGGATGACAAAGCCAAGTCCAAACTGGCTACCATGGCCAAGCTGGGCCGGAGCAAGAAGTCGTGGCTTTGA